A genomic segment from Maniola hyperantus chromosome 4, iAphHyp1.2, whole genome shotgun sequence encodes:
- the LOC117981815 gene encoding uncharacterized protein, with the protein MLFFMFALLFIQIAWCNHVGSTLFYKRLARAECWSEEDIARLRARKIFEDSIVPPVISPDKVNDGFIKSILRYFRNAIKTAETNLDKQTAVILEEALSDTIGAHMRSEILPTVRFAFYAGYVPYRRVRELHDFYNDLKKFLNTQGLGWKRPSSIPELSNITVEKIRIGSGRYYLNPCASLVTRRDAKSCIHFPPLKSDDDLRPSAVMLPFKSGGLVNLVSPSSQNALLKYYTTASRCILHSSPESCRHADFMSFNNELWHWMKRDVAPHLDDEKLYAAYGGVLRIAAAAQNYGKGLSRRNIFESQVARLSKWHPWKTLRRSCANIQNDWTGLLYVFVVVMICIAICLLQMCYSYIVDGDGCKCKSKPNCIWKCNDVSYANVESSIPAMLPSHQSAVYYSEQKRAKRPNSKARTSSLGSIKTQKVYDMHENTEKLMAVIMSDNEDTSEDSPPPSKSSANGNKKGLNVCQTDRSKSPPKIETPVTQIQRRAPKARAQTPKFSTSTVTNSVMTYQRGQETESWSGSVSSTSARSFSSTGSKSRCRKSKSSRDLAWARRVASKHSLHAKSSGTELDMNSYITPKSHR; encoded by the coding sequence atgttattttttatgttcGCGCTCTTATTTATTCAAATAGCATGGTGCAACCATGTGGGTAGTACATTATTCTACAAACGGCTTGCTAGGGCTGAATGCTGGAGCGAGGAAGATATAGCTCGTTTGCGTGCTCGAAAAATATTTGAAGATAGTATAGTACCGCCAGTTATATCACCGGATAAAGTAAATGATGGCTTTATTAAAAGTATACTCAGGTATTTTCGTAATGCTATTAAAACAGCTGAAACAAATTTAGATAAGCAAACTGCGGTAATTTTAGAAGAAGCCTTATCGGACACCATTGGAGCGCACATGAGAAGTGAAATCCTACCAACAGTCAGATTTGCCTTTTACGCAGGGTATGTTCCTTACAGAAGAGTAAGGGAATTACACGACTTTTATAATGACCTGAAAAAGTTTCTAAATACGCAAGGCTTGGGCTGGAAAAGACCTTCGAGTATACCGGAACTGTCAAATATTACCGTTGAAAAAATTCGAATAGGCTCAGGAAGATATTATTTAAATCCATGCGCCAGTTTAGTCACCAGACGTGATGCAAAGTCCTGCATACATTTTCCTCCGCTCAAATCGGACGATGATTTACGACCATCTGCGGTCATGCTACCTTTCAAATCCGGTGGTTTAGTCAATCTGGTGTCACCAAGTTCACAAAATGCTTTACTGAAATATTACACTACCGCCTCGAGATGTATATTGCATAGTTCGCCGGAATCATGTCGACACGCAGATTTCATGAGCTTTAATAACGAACTTTGGCACTGGATGAAGAGAGATGTCGCTCCACATCTCGACGATGAGAAATTGTATGCGGCTTACGGAGGCGTTTTACGTATAGCTGCTGCAGCACAAAATTATGGAAAAGGTTTGTCTCGGCGGAATATTTTCGAGTCTCAGGTCGCTAGATTGTCGAAATGGCATCCGTGGAAGACGTTAAGGCGATCATGCGCTAATATTCAAAACGATTGGACTGGACTTTTGTATGTCTTCGTAGTAGTAATGATATGCATTGCAATTTGCTTGTTACAAATGTGCTACAGTTACATTGTAGATGGTGATGGGTGTAAATGTAAAAGTAAACCAAATTGTATTTGGAAGTGCAATGATGTATCATACGCGAACGTAGAATCCAGTATTCCGGCAATGCTGCCGTCTCACCAGAGCGCTGTGTATTACAGCGAGCAAAAGCGAGCGAAGAGACCGAACTCAAAGGCTCGAACCTCATCGCTTGGCTCTataaagacacaaaaagtttacgatatgcATGAAAACACCGAAAAGCTCATGGCTGTCATTATGAGCGACAACGAGGACACTAGTGAGGATTCACCTCCTCCATCTAAAAGCAGCGCAAATGGCAATAAAAAAGGTTTGAACGTGTGCCAAACGGACAGGTCGAAGAGTCCGCCAAAGATAGAAACTCCAGTTACACAAATACAAAGAAGAGCACCGAAGGCCAGAGCGCAAACGCCAAAGTTCTCCACGAGCACAGTTACTAATTCTGTAATGACCTATCAAAGGGGACAGGAGACCGAGTCTTGGTCTGGAAGTGTTAGTTCGACTTCAGCGCGATCTTTTTCTTCAACCGGTTCCAAATCACGATGTCGCAAATCGAAAAGTTCGCGCGACCTAGCGTGGGCGCGCCGCGTAGCGTCCAAGCATTCCTTACACGCAAAATCTTCAGGAACAGAACTCGATATGAATTCTTATATCACTCCTAAGTCACACCGGTGA
- the Gnf1 gene encoding replication factor C subunit 1 has product MHRDIRSFFTVKKVKKRVEDEDSDVIPESPEIIIVNKKKQSRKRRQIQEDSDEEIFSPPKKKHIAPKPALKEVKAVDIFGSAPIKRSEPIVKKTKKETETGIHSDEEFEKSLLQLDEVDNLMCPEPPNNENHVTKIDSIDKSKEKLGNHDSKDYTNSTNSDKKTNKSIAHKSNSDKTNLDTKAIQKNHDSKHSVNRKGKESTSHKIKIDKVDNDQTIIVDTEDHEFENSTNKKDKESSSHKKKLDKIENHGSKKELKHHDKDSTDKRDKESNSHKKKLYKVDNDQINMVTKSEQKNHESKDSNNKTDTKSSSHKRKLDKIDNDQTIIVVDTKSDNIKKDKVDFSDFLKDGEKDDNEHKSNEPKQKKVKLDKSFNESVLTDEERHERRRHSAALYKNYLNRSGPKHLGTKEIPEGRPDCLKNCAFLLTGVLDSFEREEVVATITKYGGCIKSGISRKVTHVLAGDEAGPAKLAKAEELGIKILNEDEFLKMIKDSTDKNKYKSKSNSKGIKKENDIEKKSAKRDKSIEKRNDSHKELNKNVKNEGVKIKESKLSLTNGNKERSVSPKTILLQEEVKSETKPEPIIINNDSHKSGMTKNLSLMWVDKYKPTSLKQIIGQHGEKSNVKKLSNWLTQWYVNRKTKIPKPSPWAKDDNGAYYKAALLSGPPGVGKTTTVSLVCKELGFDMVEFNASDTRSKTLIREQIGELLSTTSLSAYARGATGKGAVSKKHVLVMDEVDGMAGNEDRGGLQELISLIKSTSVPVICMCNDRNSEKMRSLLNYCYDLRFDRPRVNQIMCAMKSICFKENVTIPNDVLTQLIEAAGHDVRQTLHMLSVWVADSNLMDHDRLKGEAGKVKKDMKMGPWEAIRRVFSAEEHQKMSINDKSDLFFTDYSIMPLFVQENYLNVVPHGPGKASFSKRETLERLSRAADSISLGDLVDARIRRCQAWSLLPMQAMYSSVMPGHFMEGHVAGQIQFPGWLGKNSRATKMRRLAQEIHAHTRLSTSGSKSSIFLDYSTHLRDAILDPLIKDKTEGIDQSLRVLESYNLLREDLDSLVELSLWPERRNPIVLIDPKVKAALTRTYNKTASALPYAPAAFKKGRGIDDNSQENSQDDVEEVEQDSDPENDAMIKKKKNKETEKAGPSKASGKGKKNEEHPSSSTGKKSKTKMANRKR; this is encoded by the exons ATGCATAGG GATATAAGGTCATTTTTTACTGTAAAAAAAGTTAAGAAAAGGGTAGAGGATGAGGACAGTGATGTTATACCTGAATCCCCTGAGATCATAATTGTAAAtaag AAGAAACAATCTCGAAAGCGAAGACAAATCCAAGAAGATTCTGACGAAGAGATCTTTTCTCCacctaaaaaaaaacacattgcGCCCAAACCGGCTCTAAAAGAGGTCAAAGCGGTTGACATATTTGGCAGTGCCCCAATCAAAAGATCCGAACCTATAGTTAAGAAAACCAAAAAAGAAACGGAGACAGGCATACATTCAGATGAGGAATTCGAAAAGAGTTTGTTACAGCTAGATGAAGTTGACAATTTAATGTGTCCCGAACCACCTAATAATGAAAATCATGTAACTAAAATAGATTCTATAGACAAATCAAAAGAGAAACTTGGAAATCATGATTCAAAAGATTATACTAACTCTACAAACAGTGATaaaaaaaccaacaaatcaatagcTCATAAAAGTAATTCAGACAAGACAAATCTTGACACAAAAGCAATCCAGAAAAATCATGATTCAAAACACAGTGTTAATAGAAAAGGCAAGGAATCAACTTCTCACAAGATTAAAATAGACAAAGTTGACAATGATCAGACAATAATAGTTGATACTGAAGATCACGAGTTTGAAAACAGTACTAATAAAAAAGACAAGGAATCATCTTCTCATAAGAAGAAATTGGACAAAATTGAAAATCATGGATCAAAAAAAGAACTAAAACATCATGATAAAGACAGTACTGATAAAAGAGATAAAGAATCAAATTCccacaaaaagaaattataCAAAGTTGACAATGATCAGATAAATATGGTTACAAAATCAGAACAGAAAAATCATGAATCTAAAGACAGTAATAATAAAACAGACACGAAATCAAGTTCACATAAGAGGAAATTAGACAAAATTGACAATGATCAGACAATAATTGTAGTTGACACAAAATCTGATAATATCAAGAAAGACAAGGTAGATTTTAGTGATTTTCTTAAAGATGGTGAAAAAGATGATAATGAACACAAATCAAATGAACCTAagcaaaaaaaagttaaattggaCAAGAGCTTCAATGAGTCTG TTCTCACAGATGAAGAGAGGCACGAAAGAAGGAGGCATTCCGCGGCATTGTATAAAAATTACCTGAACAGATCTGGACCTAAGCATTTAGGAACGAAAGAAATACCTGAG GGTCGACCAGACTGTTTGAAAAATTGTGCGTTTTTACTTACTGGCGTTTTGGATTCGTTTGAGCGAGAAGAGGTTGTTGCTACTATCACAAAGTATGGAGGATGTATCAAAAGTGGTATTAGTAGGAAG gtaacgCATGTATTAGCGGGTGACGAGGCAGGCCCGGCTAAATTGGCAAAAGCGGaagaactcggcattaaaaTCCTTAACGAAGATGAATTTCTGAAAATGATTAAAGATTCaactgataaaaataaatataaatccaaATCGAATTCCAAAGGAATCAAAAAAGAAAATGACATTGAAAAAAAGAGCGCCAAAAGAGACAAATCGATAGAAAAGAGAAATGACTCTCACaaggaattaaataaaaatgtcaaaaatgaaggagttaaaattaaagaaagtaaATTAAGTTTGACTAATGGTAATAAGGAAAGATCGGTGTCGCCGAAAACAATTTTGCTTCAAGAAGAAGTAAAATCTGAAACTAAACCAGAACCAATAATTATCAACA ATGACTCACATAAATCCGGAATGACGAAAAATTTAAGCTTGATGTGGGTAGATAAATATAAACCTACCAGTCTCAAGCAGATTATTGGACAACATGGAGAAAAGAGCAATGTTAAGAA ATTATCAAATTGGCTGACTCAGTGGTACGTGAATAGAAAGACGAAAATACCAAAACCGAGTCCGTGGGCGAAGGATGACAACGGTGCTTATTATAAAGCTGCGCTTTTATCTGGACCACCGGGAGTGG GCAAAACAACAACAGTATCGTTGGTATGTAAAGAGCTGGGCTTTGATATGGTCGAGTTTAACGCTTCGGACACAAGAAGCAAAACTCTTATACGGGAACAGATTGGTGAACTGTTGAGCACTACTTCACTATCTGCTTACGCCAGGG gTGCAACAGGAAAAGGCGCCGTGTCGAAAAAACACGTCCTTGTTATGGATGAAGTAGACGGAATGGCAGGGAATGAGGATCGCG GCGGTCTACAAGAACTAATATCACTAATAAAGTCTACATCAGTGCCTGTGATCTGTATGTGCAACGATAGAAATAGCGAAAAGATGCGCTCGCTACTCAACTACTGCTACGATCTGCGCTTCGACAGACCCAGGGTCAACCAGATCATG TGCGCGATGAAATCAATCTGCTTCAAAGAAAACGTTACTATCCCGAACGATGTGTTGacgcaactcatagaggcagcCGGGCATGACGTCAGGCAGACTCTGCACATGCTTTCCGTGTGGGTCGCGGATTCGAATCTCATGGATCACGATCGACTGAAGGGAGAAGCTGGGAAAGTTAAGAAAGATATGAAGATG GGTCCCTGGGAAGCAATCCGGCGAGTTTTCAGCGCCGAAGAGCATCAGAAAATGAGTATAAACGACAAGAGCGATCTGTTCTTCACGGACTATAGTATTATGCCGCTgtttgtacaagagaattattTGAATGTTGTACCTCACGGGCCTGG CAAAGCAAGTTTTTCGAAGCGAGAGACGTTGGAGCGCCTGAGCCGCGCCGCCGACAGCATCAGCTTAGGCGACCTCGTGGACGCGAGGATACGACGCTGCCAGGCTTGGAGTCTATTGCCCATGCAG GCGATGTACAGTAGCGTGATGCCGGGGCACTTTATGGAAGGGCACGTAGCGGGGCAGATCCAGTTCCCGGGATGGCTGGGGAAGAACTCCCGAGCTACCAAGATGCGACGTCTGGCGCAGGAAATACACGCTCATACCAGACTCAG TACATCCGGTTCAAAATCCTCAATATTCTTGGACTACTCAACCCACCTACGAGATGCGATCCTTGACCCACTAATAAAAGACAAGACAGAAGGCATCGACCAGTCCCTTCGAGTTCTAGAGTCTTATAACCTATTGAGGGAAGATCTGGACTCACTTGTTGAACTGTCCTTATGGCCAGAGAGAAGAAACCCCATTGTGTTGATTGACCCTAAG GTAAAAGCAGCCCTAACACGAACGTACAACAAGACAGCGAGTGCCCTACCCTACGCACCGGCCGCGTTCAAGAAGGGACGAGGCATCGACGACAACTCACAAGAAAACTCTCAAGACGATGTAGAGGAGGTCGAACAGGACAGCGACCCAGAAAATGACGCCATGATaaag aaaaagaaaaataaggaAACCGAAAAGGCTGGCCCTAGCAAAGCTTCTGGGAAAGGAAAGAAAAATGAAGAACATCCCAGTTCAAGCACAGGGAAAAAGAGCAAAACTAAAATGGCTAACCGTAAAAGATAG